The following is a genomic window from Desulfuromonas sp..
TGCCGACGACAAGTGGCTCGACAACAAAATCGAGGAGGGCTACTCCCACGAGGCCCGCGAGGCGGCCCATCACGGCGACGCCCGGGACAAGACAGCCGGCATCGCCGGGCTGGGGGGGAACTACCACGCCAACGCCCGGCAGACGGAGATCGGCGGCCAGACGGTTTCCGTTCCCTGGCACTGGGAGCCGGAGGCGAAGGGCGAAGACGCCCTCTTCATCACCCAGGAGGAGATCGCCTCCGGAGAAGCGGTCCCCGTCGAGGCCATTTCCGGGATCGACCGTTCCCGGAACATCCCCGGCACCATCCTTCACCGCCCGGCTGGCAGCCGGGGGGACATCGCCGCTCGGGGGGAGTGGGCGAACGGCTTCTGGACCCTGGAGTTGAAACGAAAGCTTGTCACGGGCCAGGACGACGACGTGCAGTTCGACGTCCGCAAGCTCTACCGTTTCGGGGTCGCCCTCATGGACAACAGCGGCGGTTTCGACGCCTACGGAATCGGCCACAGCTTCGATTTGGGCGCCCGCACCCTGGAGTTCGGCGGGGCGGGTTCAGAGCAGGTCACCACCATGGCCCTCGCCCGGGACCATCTCCTCGCCGGCCGCACCTACGCCGTCAAAAAAAACTCGGGCATGGCCCGCTCGGAAATCGACCAGGCCCTGATCCATTTCAACGAGGTCCAGGAGAGCCTGGCCCGACGCGACCCGAGCGCCTACACGGCCCTGAAAACAGCCTTCACCCGGAGCAAGCGGGACCCCTCGGAGAAGGCGATCGGGGAACTGACCGACCGCATCGACCACGCCATCCTGCTCATCCAGGGCAAGGCCGAGCCCGCCAGCCCCACCTGGGCGTTGCGGGGCCTCGCCCAATGGGGCAAGATCCAGGGCTACGTCTTCCTCTTCATGGGAGGCCTGGCCTCGCTGCTCGCCTACCGCTCGGCGAGGAGGATCCGCCGCAAAGAGTTCAAGCTGCTGGCCTTCTTCATCCTCATCATCATGGCCACCATCATCCTGGAGAGCGCCGGGCGCCTGGGAATCCTGTTCAGGGTCACCCCCCTGCAGAGCCTGAGCTTCATGACCAGCCAGTACGCCGCCCTGGCCTGGGTCACCCTGATGACCCTGGCCCTCTTTATCGCCCGGGCCGGATTCCGGGAGATCGACTCGGCGCTGAACCGGCTGCGGGGCCAAAGGAAGACACTGACCGAACTTGCGGTCCGCGACGAACTGACCGGTCTCTTCAACCGGCGCCACTTCCAGGAGCGGCTCTCCGAAGTGATGAGCCTGCGCAACCGCTACCGCACCCCCTTTGCGCTGCTGCTGCTCGACATCGATCATTTCAAGAAAATCAACGACACCCACGGCCACCCCTGCGGCGACAAAGTCCTCAAGGACCTGGCCGGACTGCTCGATGGGATGGTCAGGGAAAAGATCGACACCCTGGTCCGCTACGGAGGCGAGGAATTCGCCATCCTGCTCTACAACACCCCGCCTCAGGCTGCGGCAGCCCTGGCGGAGCGGATCCGCCGGGGGGTCGAGGAGCACGCCTTCCCGTGGCAGGCGCAGCGGCTCCCGGTCACGGTCAGCATCGGCGTCGCCAGCGCTTCCGGCGCGGCCGACGGAAGCCCCGACCAGCTCGTCGCCCGGGCAGACCGGGCCCTTTACCGGGCCAAGGACGACGGACGCAACTGCGTGAAGATTCACAGTCCCGACGCGAAGGGTTAGACCATTCGACCGCCGTCCCGATACGGGGGAACGGCCCCTTACCGCAGCCATCGCCCAACGAGGCCCCGATGACCGAAGCCGCAAAGACATCCCCCATCCAGATCCTCCTCGTCGAGGACTCGCAGACCCACGCGGCGGTCATCGGCACGGCCTTTGAAACCGAGGCGCACCGGATGCGGCTGACCGTCGTGCGCTCCCTGGCCGAGGCCCGCAACCACATTGCCGAAACCCCTCCGGACCTGGCGATTGTAGACCTGCTGCTGCCCGACGGCCGGGGCTCGCAGCTGCTGGCGGCCTGCCAGGGACAGAGCGCGGCCTTTCCCATGGTGATTCTCACCGGCAACGGCGACGAAGAGGCGGCGGTGGAAGCCATGAAATCGGGAGCCCTCGACTACGTGGTCAAATCCCCGGCGACCCTTGAAGAGATGCCCCGCATCGTCGACCGGTCCCTGAGGGAATGGGATCACATCACCGAGCGCAGGCGGGCCGAGAAATCCCTGCAGGAGAGCGAGGCGCGCTTTCGCCTCCTCTACGAGCGAGCCCCCCTGGGCTTTCAGTCCCTGGACGACGAAGGCCGGATCGTGGACGTCAACCAGACCTGGCTCGAAGATCTCGGCTACGCCCGGGAGGAGGTGCTCGGCAGGAACTTCTGGGACTTTCTCGCCCCCGAGCAGCGGGAGCCCTTCCTCGCCAGCTACAGCCGCTACAAGGCACTCGGCAGCAACGAAGTCTCCGACCGGGACGCCGAGTTCGCCCTGGTGCGCAAGGATGGAAAACCGGTCCTGATTAACTTCGAGTGCCGGGTCGAGCGCGACGAGCAGGGCCTTTTCAAGCAGACCCACTGCATCCTGGCCGACATCTCCGAGCGCAAGAAGGCCGAGCAGGCCCTCGCCCGGGAACGCTCCTTCCTGCAGTCTGTCATCAACGGGGTGATCGACCCCATCATGGTCATCGACCTCGACTACCAGGTGCTGATGATGAACCGGGCCGCCCACGACATGCTTCCCGACCCGCGTCAGGACGAGAGACTTACCTGCCACAAGGTCTCCCACCACTCGGACCGTCCCTGTAGCGGAGCCGACCACGTCTGTCCCCTGGAGGAGGTGCGCAGGACGGGCAAACCGGTCACGGTCGTCCACGAGCACCTCATGGCCGACGGCGAGCGGCGCTTCTTCGAACTGGAGGCCTCCCCCCTGTGGACCCCGGAGGGCGTCCTGCGGGGCATCATCGAATCGTCACGGGACATCACCGACCGGCTCAACGTAGAGGCAAGGCTGACCGAAAACGAGAAGCGCCTTCACCATCTGGCCCACCACGACCCCCTGACCGGGCTGCCCAACCGCCTGCTCTTCACCGACCGGCTGAACCAGGCGATGGCCAAGGCCCGCCGCTCCGGCACTCAGGTGGCCCTGCTCTTTCTCGACCTCGACCGCTTCAAAAAGATCAACGACTCTCTGGGCCACGACATCGGGGACCGGCTGCTGCGGGACGTGGCGATTCGCCTGCGGGACTGCGTGCGCGAGATCGATACCGTGGCGCGCATGGGGGGGGATGAGTTCCTGGTCATCCTGGAACAGGTGGAAGAGATCAAGCACGTGGCGCTGGTCGCGGAGAAGATCCTCTTCGAGCTGCAGCAGGTTTTCCCGGTGGACGATTACCGCTTCCACGTCACCGCCAGCATCGGCATCGCCGTCTTTCCGGACAACAGCCCCGACGTGGACGGCCTGCTGCGCTGCGCCGACGTGGCCATGTACCGGGCCAAGGACGAGGGGCGCGACCGCTACCAGTTCTTCACCCCGGACATGAACTCCCGGGCCCGGGACTACCTGTTGCTGGAAGGAAGCCTGCGCCAGGCCCTCCAGGAGAAACAGTTTCTGCTTCACTACCAACCCCAGATCGACATGACCTCGGGAGAGCTCATCGGCATGGAGGCCCTGGTGCGATGGGAGCATCCCGAGCGAGGGACCGTGCCACCGGGGGACTTCATCCCCCTGGCGGAGGAGACCGGCCTGATCGTCCCCATCGGGGACTGGGTGCTGCGCACCGCCTGCGCCCAGAACAAGGCATGGCAGGACAAGGGGATGGCCCCGATGCGGATGGCGGTCAACATCTCCGGCCAGCAGTTCCGCCAACCCGATTTCGTCGATACCGTGAAGCGGATACTGGAAGAGACCGGCCTCGACCCCGAGTGGCTGGAGCTGGAGATCACCGAAAGCATCGTCATGGAGAATGTCGGACAAACCATCTTGACCCTCACCGACCTGAAAGTGAGGGACATCCACCTCTCCATCGACGACTTCGGCAC
Proteins encoded in this region:
- a CDS encoding diguanylate cyclase codes for the protein MVSPSTTLLPGPRGFFCFGLALFLLGLSCSAFGSGRQSTVLTALQTDAAVAIDGNASEAAWAKPTPLEIRVSDGSIGIVTATLKALYDTDHLYLLARWPDPRPDVSKKEWLFDAGEGRWTSATYTNRRGETLPLDEDRFTVMWNIGDSVKGFNTAACAMLCHGDRMHTNGPDERVDIWHWKAARTNPLGYADDKWLDNKIEEGYSHEAREAAHHGDARDKTAGIAGLGGNYHANARQTEIGGQTVSVPWHWEPEAKGEDALFITQEEIASGEAVPVEAISGIDRSRNIPGTILHRPAGSRGDIAARGEWANGFWTLELKRKLVTGQDDDVQFDVRKLYRFGVALMDNSGGFDAYGIGHSFDLGARTLEFGGAGSEQVTTMALARDHLLAGRTYAVKKNSGMARSEIDQALIHFNEVQESLARRDPSAYTALKTAFTRSKRDPSEKAIGELTDRIDHAILLIQGKAEPASPTWALRGLAQWGKIQGYVFLFMGGLASLLAYRSARRIRRKEFKLLAFFILIIMATIILESAGRLGILFRVTPLQSLSFMTSQYAALAWVTLMTLALFIARAGFREIDSALNRLRGQRKTLTELAVRDELTGLFNRRHFQERLSEVMSLRNRYRTPFALLLLDIDHFKKINDTHGHPCGDKVLKDLAGLLDGMVREKIDTLVRYGGEEFAILLYNTPPQAAAALAERIRRGVEEHAFPWQAQRLPVTVSIGVASASGAADGSPDQLVARADRALYRAKDDGRNCVKIHSPDAKG
- a CDS encoding EAL domain-containing protein → MTEAAKTSPIQILLVEDSQTHAAVIGTAFETEAHRMRLTVVRSLAEARNHIAETPPDLAIVDLLLPDGRGSQLLAACQGQSAAFPMVILTGNGDEEAAVEAMKSGALDYVVKSPATLEEMPRIVDRSLREWDHITERRRAEKSLQESEARFRLLYERAPLGFQSLDDEGRIVDVNQTWLEDLGYAREEVLGRNFWDFLAPEQREPFLASYSRYKALGSNEVSDRDAEFALVRKDGKPVLINFECRVERDEQGLFKQTHCILADISERKKAEQALARERSFLQSVINGVIDPIMVIDLDYQVLMMNRAAHDMLPDPRQDERLTCHKVSHHSDRPCSGADHVCPLEEVRRTGKPVTVVHEHLMADGERRFFELEASPLWTPEGVLRGIIESSRDITDRLNVEARLTENEKRLHHLAHHDPLTGLPNRLLFTDRLNQAMAKARRSGTQVALLFLDLDRFKKINDSLGHDIGDRLLRDVAIRLRDCVREIDTVARMGGDEFLVILEQVEEIKHVALVAEKILFELQQVFPVDDYRFHVTASIGIAVFPDNSPDVDGLLRCADVAMYRAKDEGRDRYQFFTPDMNSRARDYLLLEGSLRQALQEKQFLLHYQPQIDMTSGELIGMEALVRWEHPERGTVPPGDFIPLAEETGLIVPIGDWVLRTACAQNKAWQDKGMAPMRMAVNISGQQFRQPDFVDTVKRILEETGLDPEWLELEITESIVMENVGQTILTLTDLKVRDIHLSIDDFGTGYSSLNYLKRFPISKLKIDRSFVRDVHTDPNDAAICTAIIALGLSIDLDVVAEGVETEGQAEFLRTKGCIQGQGYLFGRPGPPETISRHLTDQPSPCP